In the Leptotrichia sp. oral taxon 212 genome, one interval contains:
- a CDS encoding aldose epimerase family protein, with translation MINVEKSLFGKYEGQDVYKYELKNSDGFQVNVLNFGGIITEIFVKNKEGQLKNVVLGYEEFEEYIDNSAYPGAIIGRTAGRIENGIFSIDGIIYDLNKNNGENSLHGGNKGLNTKIFNVRELGNGIELSYKSPHMEEGYPGNVNFEICYLINESNHLTVEYKAVSDRKTYINLTNHTYFNLSGDMEKNGDDQILKIDSDQICELSENMIPTGNFIDVSDTVFDMRKGRVISDGINEGHHQFDITRAYDHPFMLNRSGVRGEPEIVLYSPHSGVEMEVCTTERAVVVYTGNYLDDVPVFDSGYNKIPKKEKNERYLGVAIETQDFPNGVNERKFRVKLLEKGKEHYQKTIFKFNIK, from the coding sequence ATGATTAATGTAGAGAAAAGTCTTTTTGGAAAATATGAAGGACAGGATGTATATAAGTATGAATTGAAAAATTCTGATGGATTTCAGGTAAATGTCTTAAATTTTGGAGGAATAATTACCGAAATATTTGTAAAAAATAAAGAAGGACAGCTTAAAAATGTTGTGTTAGGATATGAGGAATTTGAGGAATATATAGACAATTCTGCATATCCAGGTGCAATTATAGGAAGAACTGCCGGAAGGATAGAAAATGGAATTTTTTCAATTGACGGAATAATTTATGATTTAAATAAAAATAACGGAGAAAATTCATTACATGGTGGAAATAAAGGTTTGAATACTAAAATTTTTAATGTCAGGGAACTGGGAAATGGAATAGAACTTTCATATAAAAGTCCTCACATGGAAGAAGGTTATCCGGGAAATGTAAACTTTGAAATATGCTATCTTATAAATGAAAGTAACCACCTGACAGTTGAATATAAAGCAGTTTCCGACAGAAAGACTTACATAAATTTAACAAATCATACATATTTTAATTTGTCAGGAGATATGGAGAAAAATGGAGATGACCAGATATTAAAGATAGATTCGGATCAGATATGTGAACTTTCAGAAAACATGATTCCTACAGGGAATTTTATAGACGTTTCAGATACTGTATTTGATATGAGGAAAGGAAGGGTTATATCAGATGGTATAAATGAAGGCCATCATCAATTTGACATAACAAGGGCCTATGATCATCCTTTTATGCTGAACAGAAGCGGAGTGAGAGGAGAACCTGAAATTGTACTGTATTCTCCACACAGCGGAGTGGAAATGGAGGTCTGTACTACGGAAAGGGCGGTAGTTGTCTATACAGGTAACTATTTAGATGATGTTCCTGTTTTCGATAGTGGATACAATAAAATCCCTAAAAAGGAAAAGAATGAAAGATATCTGGGAGTAGCAATAGAAACACAGGATTTTCCAAATGGAGTTAATGAGAGAAAATTCAGGGTAAAATTACTGGAAAAGGGAAAAGAACATTATCAGAAAACAATATTTAAGTTTAATATAAAATAG